The Bacillota bacterium genome has a window encoding:
- a CDS encoding sigma-70 family RNA polymerase sigma factor encodes MHDGTALLERYRESRDPKIKQSLTLLHMALVKRVARGIPRPWIPGIDREDIISCGVIGLMEAIDSYDPAHGVRFEFYAAKRIRGAILDYLRRMDWVPRSVRQKARAIERASSAAEAARAAVVTAGATADSDTTAYTPQTAETSSNRRSRIQDIAAFLHSDVSTVYEWLQDIGRSICVSLDALASPTEADTDCTMYDFLRSPSGPDPADCFQESETEAILAEAVDSLPGREAAVIRAFFYDGLSMGEIADMLHVSESRVTRVRTKAITRLRGRMERLRAQIAV; translated from the coding sequence ATGCACGACGGGACGGCGTTGCTTGAGCGGTACAGAGAGTCGCGCGACCCCAAGATCAAGCAATCCCTGACTCTCCTCCACATGGCTCTGGTCAAGCGCGTTGCCCGCGGGATTCCCAGGCCCTGGATCCCTGGAATCGACCGCGAGGACATCATCAGCTGCGGCGTGATAGGGCTGATGGAAGCAATTGACAGCTACGACCCGGCCCATGGCGTCAGGTTCGAATTCTACGCTGCCAAACGCATCCGCGGGGCCATACTGGACTATCTAAGACGCATGGACTGGGTACCCAGGTCAGTACGGCAGAAGGCCCGCGCCATAGAGCGCGCCAGTTCGGCGGCAGAGGCAGCTCGGGCCGCGGTCGTCACCGCAGGCGCGACCGCAGACTCAGACACGACCGCATACACGCCCCAGACCGCCGAGACTTCCTCGAACCGGCGATCCCGAATACAGGACATCGCGGCGTTCCTCCACAGCGACGTGTCCACCGTATACGAGTGGCTGCAGGACATAGGAAGATCGATATGCGTGTCCCTGGACGCGCTCGCAAGCCCGACGGAAGCGGACACGGATTGCACTATGTATGACTTCCTCCGGAGCCCGTCAGGCCCCGATCCCGCGGATTGCTTCCAGGAGTCGGAGACCGAAGCCATACTGGCTGAGGCAGTGGACTCCCTGCCTGGCCGGGAAGCCGCAGTCATCAGGGCATTCTTCTACGACGGGCTTTCCATGGGCGAGATTGCAGACATGCTCCACGTCTCAGAATCGCGAGTCACCCGGGTGCGAACGAAAGCAATAACCAGACTCCGCGGCCGGATGGAGCGACTCAGGGCTCAGATAGCGGTCTAG